In the genome of Amyelois transitella isolate CPQ chromosome 25, ilAmyTran1.1, whole genome shotgun sequence, one region contains:
- the LOC106137166 gene encoding uncharacterized protein LOC106137166 has product MEQIVVKTEMEESGEILLFYVNESDGAVEGVEGSVTTIDNLESMGVQIQDLPTDATYIMQDVDDEEATEDTMNIDTNLTSEQIKERWAPEEINRLLIFYVDNKENFMTGNTKKKHLWSICCKTMLSGKNATSCEIKLRNMKRKYAQYLINQHKGVVVNFPYLDLCHKAFYDDSLVNAIIKESIDQDEPRLVKLPEECQKTEEPPMIVKSIKINKNTDDKVELMFNLYLKYKKDMQKDIKPKDLWEQIAIDIGEEDGEYWHKRFFNYKHHYLKMLNKRATSGSESIQWPYMSLCDQIFRDDEEFQRKYVSTNAESAAKPIISNLGPYHNDDWNITEITVLVKYYFDCYDEFQDLSIPDSFLWNEVGRLLDKKPDVCKNKFNEMKVEHLDKYTQGDYDIFSRVPVCILFDNIIAKDVQLEMDKDTCGESNVWSNDDLDELVKYFYDNIELFKDSVCHYVCWASIARKLNKSVKNCRLQWKDLTVLYKSILEDKKEYPDMQIDWKYIDLFDRIFDYGMDTSSMCYLTELNEKEIEKQNDSGKVAVKKLTVDLDENIQERHELWSDEDEYDERGFTKHMKRTFTQSKMFKILEYYLKNKDKFATTQKKRDFLWGQLGKQLGLAGSDCAQKFRHLKNMYTSYIRKEIEKPDIPIVWPFYTLCKKVFGYRALKSKLKNNKTAEDDWAAKEIKIIIRHFGENFQIILDNLNDSSVWRNVANEIGKSDISCMIKFNELKKAYQKMKKMKVMDPKVIIHWKYYSLIDEIFAAKGHEVDSLDVSMDDGDREQMEVLYEEDIKNYGQEEDDYQCIIVIPEGQDITNMEDAQIIIQNSQDMNKSEETVKNEAPTVNPNNKWIKRTKKRLLIHYLNYVRSRKSEVINPTEMWNEISTKLNKTPLSCRKMFAKLRSNHREAKNDVNKKKTPYFTLLEKILALKPKFSKTQKSLKAGKTFKDVPLAVEKVEQALRFYLLHIKEFNSPRFEKRHLWTELANFVGEPVTNVFNKVNYLKNSYNIETGEGVGQNTLLSELIKEIITEEITLKALAENDKVDVEDKTEYNWCDEEIEQLLILYLENLDQFKNPKYVRKYLWLDVSNVLKKSPLACSKKMSEIRTLYRNLVKENSEALNDWRFSSLCQKIYGTGKKEIGN; this is encoded by the exons ATGGAGCAGATAGTGGTCAAAACAGAAATGGAGGAGAGTGGGGAGATTCTGCTCTTCTATGTAAATG AGTCCGATGGAGCTGTGGAAGGTGTGGAAGGCTCGGTAACCACTATCGATAACTTAGAAAGCATGGGTGTTCAGATCCAGGACCTGCCCACTGATGCAACATACATCATGCAGGATGTTGATGATGAAGAAGCTACTGAAGATACCATGAATATTGATACAAATCTTACTTCagaacaaataaaagaaagatgGGCTCCAGAAGAAATAAACCGTCTATTAATATTCTATGTtgataacaaagaaaatttcaTGACTGGCAACACTAAGAAGAAACATCTCTGGAGTATTTGTTGCAAAACAATGTTATCGGGCAAAAATGCCACATCATGTGAAATTAAACTACGTAACATGAAAAGGAAATACGCTCAGTATTTAATCAATCAACATAAAGGTGTTGTAGTGAATTTTCCGTATCTTGATCTCTGTCATAAGGCGTTTTATGATGACAGTTTGGTAAACGCTATCATCAAAGAAAGTATAGATCAAGATGAACCGAGGCTAGTGAAATTGCCTGAAGAATGTCAGAAAACTGAAGAACCTCCTATGATTGTGAAAAgcataaagataaataaaaatactgatgaCAAAGTTGAATTGATGTTTAACTTATATTTgaagtataaaaaagatatgCAAAAAGACATAAAGCCCAAAGATTTGTGGGAGCAAATAGCCATTGATATTGGTGAAGAGGACGGTGAATATTGGCATAAAAGGTTTTTCAATTATAAGCAccattatttgaaaatgttaaacAAGCGAGCTACATCTGGCTCAGAGAGCATTCAGTGGCCGTATATGTCTTTATGTGATCAAATATTTCGAGATGATGAGGAATTTCAACGTAAATATGTTTCAACCAATGCAGAATCAGCTGCTAAACCTATCATTTCAAATTTGGGTCCTTATCATAATGATGATTGGAATATCACTGAAATTACTGTattagttaaatattattttgattgttaTGATGAGTTTCAAGATCTGTCAATACCAGATAGTTTTCTCTGGAACGAAGTGGGCAGACTGTTGGATAAAAAACCTGatgtgtgtaaaaataaatttaatgaaatgaagGTAGAACATTTAGATAAATATACACAGGGTGATTATGATATATTTTCACGTGTTCCAGTTTGCATATTATTTGATAACATTATAGCGAAGGATGTACAGTTAGAAATGGACAAAGATACATGTGGAGAAAGTAACGTCTGGTCTAATGATGATTTGGACGAATTGGTGAAGTATTTCTATGATAACATAGAGCTATTTAAGGATTCCGTATGCCATTACGTTTGTTGGGCAAGCATAGCTAGGAAACTGAATAAAAGTGTTAAGAACTGCAGGCTACAGTGGAAAGACCTAACAGTTTTGTATAAGTCGATATTAGAAGATAAGAAGGAGTATCCTGATATGCAAATTGACTGGAAATATATAGATTTGTTTGACAGGATCTTCGATTACGGAATGGATACAAGTTCAATGTGTTATTTGAccgaattaaatgaaaaagaaatagagaAGCAGAATGATTCTGGTAAAGTTGCTG TGAAAAAGCTCACAGTGGATTTAGACGAGAATATACAAGAAAGGCACGAGCTGTGGTCTGACGAAGACGAATATGACGAAAGAGGCTTCACAAAACACATGAAACGAACTTTCACACAGTCGAAAATGTTCAAAATACTCGAGTACTacttaaaaaacaaagataaatTTGCAACAACACAAAAGAAAAGAGATTTCCTATGGGGACAACTCGGGAAGCAGCTAGGATTGGCAGGGAGTGATTGCGCTCAGAAATTCAgacatttgaaaaatatgtacacatcATACATACGAAAGGAAATTGAAAAACCTGACATTCCTATTGTATGGCCATTTTACACATTATGCAAAAAGGTTTTTGGTTATAGAGCGTTGAAAtcgaaattgaaaaataataaaactgcaGAAGACGATTGGGCTGCgaaggaaattaaaataataataagacatTTTGGAGAGAATTTCCAGATTATTTTAGATAATTTGAATGATAGTAGCGTATGGAGAAATGTAGCCAATGAAATAGGGAAGTCTGATATATCTTGTATGATAAAGTTTAATGAATTGAAGAAGGCTTATCAAAAAATGAAGAAGATGAAAGTGATGGACCCTAAAGTGATCATTCATTGGAAATATTACTCGTTGATAGATGAAATTTTCGCGGCAAAAGGGCATGAGGTGGATAGCCTTGATGTCTCCATGGATGATGGAGACCGCGAGCAAATGGAGGTGCTGTATGAGGAAGACATCAAGAATTATGGGCAAGAAG aGGACGATTACCAATGCATCATCGTTATACCGGAAGGTCAAGATATAACTAATATGGAAGACGCACAAATAATCATACAAAATTCCCAAGACATGAACAAAAGTGAAGAAACGGTCAAAAATGAAGCTCCAACTGTCAATCCGAACAACAAGTGGATTAAACGCACTAAAAAAAGacttttaatacattatttgaACTATGTAAGATCTAGAAAAAGCGAAGTAATAAATCCTACAGAAATGTGGAAtgaaatttcaacaaaattgaACAAAACTCCTCTATCATGTAGAAAGATGTTCGCGAAATTGAGAAGTAACCATAGAGAAGCTAAGAATGAtgttaataagaaaaagacGCCATACTTCACATTGCTCGAAAAGATTTTGGCATTGAAACCTAAGTTTTCTAAAACACAGAAAAGTTTGAAGGCAGGGAAGACCTTTAAAGATGTACCACTAGCTGTAGAAAAAGTTGAACAAGCgctaagattttatttattacatatcaAAGAATTCAATAGTCCTAGATTTGAAAAGCGACATCTGTGGACTGAACTTGCTAATTTCGTTGGCGAACCTGTTACAAACGTATTCAATAAggttaattatttgaaaaattcctACAATATTGAGACTGGTGAAGGTGTAGGTCAAAATACTTTACTCAGTGAATTGATAAAGGAAATAATTACTGAGGAAATAACACTTAAAGCCTTGGCTGAAAACGATAAAGTTGATGTTGAAGATAAGACAGAATACAATTGGTGTGATGAAGAAATTGAACAATTGttgattttgtatttagaAAATTTGGATCAGTTCAAAAATCCGAAatatgtaagaaaatatttgtggtTAGACGTGTCtaatgttttgaaaaaaagtccGTTGGCGTGTTCTAAGAAAATGTCAGAAATACGAACTTTGTATAGGAATTTGGTGAAAGAAAATTCCGAGGCGTTGAACGACTGGAGGTTTTCTAGTCTATGTCAGAAAATCTATGGTACAGGGAAAAAGGAGATTGGAAATTGA